Proteins found in one Microthrixaceae bacterium genomic segment:
- a CDS encoding dienelactone hydrolase family protein, with the protein MGSIVEFPSNGSTARGYYAPAEGGGPGVVVIQEWWGLVPHIEEVCDRFAAAGFSALAPYLYHGETTTEPDEAGKLMMALNIGQAVKDMAGAIAFLQADESVTSEKVGVIGFCMGGGLALVLAASRPDAIGACAPFYGLIPWEGATPDWSSVTAPVRGHFAELDGFFGPDLARGLEETMRNAGVDAQITIHPGVEHAFFNDHRPEVYNAEASSAAWDSTLAFLSDALG; encoded by the coding sequence ATGGGCAGCATCGTTGAATTTCCGAGCAATGGGTCGACCGCACGGGGGTACTACGCCCCGGCCGAAGGTGGCGGGCCCGGAGTCGTCGTCATTCAGGAATGGTGGGGGCTCGTGCCTCACATCGAGGAGGTGTGCGACCGGTTTGCTGCAGCCGGGTTCAGTGCGCTCGCACCCTATCTGTACCACGGCGAGACGACGACAGAACCCGACGAGGCCGGCAAGTTGATGATGGCGCTCAACATCGGCCAGGCGGTCAAGGACATGGCCGGCGCCATCGCCTTCCTGCAGGCCGACGAGTCGGTCACCTCCGAGAAGGTGGGCGTCATCGGATTCTGCATGGGCGGCGGCTTGGCGCTCGTGCTCGCGGCATCGCGACCCGACGCGATCGGCGCCTGCGCACCGTTTTACGGACTCATCCCGTGGGAGGGCGCGACCCCCGACTGGTCGAGCGTCACCGCACCGGTGCGTGGGCACTTCGCCGAACTCGACGGCTTCTTCGGCCCCGACCTTGCCCGAGGGTTGGAAGAGACGATGCGCAACGCCGGCGTCGACGCCCAGATCACGATCCATCCGGGTGTCGAGCACGCCTTCTTCAACGATCATCGTCCCGAGGTGTACAACGCCGAGGCGTCGTCGGCGGCGTGGGACTCGACGTTGGCGTTCTTGTCCGACGCGCTCGGATGA